The Henckelia pumila isolate YLH828 chromosome 2, ASM3356847v2, whole genome shotgun sequence genome includes a window with the following:
- the LOC140877733 gene encoding uncharacterized protein: MQEVVKAETINLLDAGYNQIAIAPEDQDKTTFTCPYGNRGGQSQGARYSKFASNYDSQGSQKFPGPCRLLSAAFEVLRERLVTAPILTSPNWDLPFEVMCDASDSAVGAVLGQRIDKVFKTIYYASKTLNEAQLNYATTEKELLAVVFALDKFHSYLVLSKITVYIDHSAIKHLLAKKDAKPRLIRWILLLQEFDLEIRDKKGVENVVADHLSRLECIVDGATNEIDDIDDWFPDEKLFSIESSPWWSCWASQDSSKGEKRLLELNQLEEFHDSAYDMAVSYKELTKRIHDRRIRQQEFKEGDDVLLFNSQLRLFPGKLKSRWSGPYKITRVYPSGAIAIKDARNESFTVNAQRLKHYVGGDIDYMPVITTLTDQD, from the exons ATGCAGGAAGTTGTAAAAGCTGAAACGATCAATCTTCTGGATGCAG GATACAATCAAATAGCGATTGCACCTGAAGACCAGGATAAAACGACTTTCACTTGCCCATATG GGAATCGAGGTGGGCAAAGCCAAGGTGCACGTTATTCAAAATTTGCCTCCAACTACGACAGTCAAGGGAGTCAGAAGTTTCCTGGGCCATGCCGGCTTCTATCGGCG gcctttgaaGTGTTGAGAGAAAGACTGGTGACTGCACCAATACTTACATCACCAAACTGGGATCTTCCATTTGAAGTCATGTGCGATGCAAGTGACTCTGCTGTTGGCGCAGTGCTTGGCCAACGAATAGACAAGGTATTCAAAACTATTTACTACGCTAGCAAAACTCTTAATGAAGCTCAACTAAATTATGCCACCACTGAAAAAGAGTTGTTAGCTGTAGTATTTGCACTGGATAAATTTCATTCATACCTTGTACTCTCAAAAATCACAGTATACATAGATCACTCTGCTATTAAGCACTTGTTGGCAAAGAAAGATGCGAAACCTAGACTGATTAGGTGGATCttacttttgcaagaatttgatttagagaTCAGGGATAAGAAAGGTGTTGAAAATGTAGTAGCTGATCATCTATCTAGATTAGAATGCATTGTTGATGGTGCAACAAATGAGATAGATGACATAGATGATTGGTTCCCTGATGAAAAACTTTTTTCCATAGAAAGTTCACCATG GTGGTCATGCTGGGCCAGTCAAGACAGCAGCAAAG GTGAAAAGAGATTGTTGGAGCTTAATCAACTGGAGGAATTTCACGACAGTGCATATGATATGGCGGTTTCGTACAAGGAACTAACCAAGAGAATACATGACAGGCGCATTCGTCAGCAGGAATTCAAGGAAGGAGATGATGTGTTGCTATTCAACTCCCAGTTGAGGCTGTTTCCCGGGAAACTGAAGTCTAGGTGGTCAGGCCCCTATAAAATCACCAGAGTGTATCCATCGGGGGCCATTGCGATCAAAGATGCCAGAAACGAGTCTTTTACGGTCAATGCTCAAAGGCTTAAGCACTACGTGGGGGGTGACATTGATTACATGCCGGTCATCACCACATTGACTGACCAAGACTAG